The genomic stretch GCAGCCCCGCACGTCGAGCTGCGCCGCGCGGCCGCGGATGATCCAGCAATCCAGCACGCGCAGGTCGCGGATCGGGCGGTCCCGGCTGCCCTCCACCCGCACGCAGGAGACCGGCCAGTTGTCGATGTTGCAGTGCTCCACGCGGAGGCCCCCGCCCGTCCCTTCAAACGATATGGCCGACCCGCGCCCCTCGGTCGGGCGTCCGGGGTCGGCGCCCTCGGGCGTGAGCGTCAGGTTGGCGACGGTGCAGTTCCGGCTGTCGCCGCGGAAGGCCAGCAGGTCGGAGTCCGCCGGTCCCCGCAGCACGGCGGCCTGGCCGGCGCCGAGGAGGGTCACGTCGCGCCGGTCGCGAAGGACGAGCGGCCCGCCGAGGCGGTAGACGCCGGCGGCCAGGTAGATCGTGCCTCCTGCGGCGGGGAGATCGCGCACGGCCCGCTCCAGGTCGGCCGCCGTGGCGACCGCGCGGAACCATCCGCCGCCGGCGCCGTCCGCGCCCCCGGCGGCGCGCGCGAGCCGCCGCGCCAGGTCGGAGACGCGGTAGCCCGGCGGCCGCCAGGCGATGGCCCCCCGCGCCCGCGTCGCGTTGCCGCTCGCGATGGTGGCCGGGTCGCCGGGCACCTCCCAGGCGCGGGCGGCCTCGCCGCGCAGCAGGTTGTCGCGCACGATCCAGCCCATGCAGCTCGGCCCGGCGCGAAGCACGCCGCCGACGCGGCCCGGCGTGATGAGGGTGTTGCCGTGGAAGGTGCAGAAGACGGTGCCGCGCGCGTCCAGCGCCCGGAACCCCTCGCCGTCGGCTCGGATGACGTTGCCCCGGATGAGCGTCTCCGCGTTCAGGCGGAACCGGTTGGCGTTGTCCCACTCCCAGGCCTCGTAGAGCCGCGCGCGCGGAACGCTGCGCAGGTCGTAGCCGGGGGGCGTCTCAGCGCCGCTGTCGATGGCGCTGGCGTGGCAGCCGTCGAAGGCGTTGTCCTCGATGCGGTTGATGGAGCAGCCGCCGGCCATGCGAACGCCGATCCAGCATCCCCGGAAGACGTTGTGCGCTACGCTCCCCGCGCTGGAGCGAGCCATGGCGATGCCGCACGCGGCCGAGGCGGCGGGGGCGTCGACGACCATGTGGTTGCGCACGAAGAAGAAGTCGTTGTTCGCGACGGAGCCGATCTGCGCCCGCCGGTTGTTGCGCAGCAGGCAGTTGCTTACCGTGTTGGAGGACTCCGGCGCCGCGTACCGCCCGGCGAACGAGACGCCGTACTCCGCGAACCCCTCGATGGTGCAACTGTCGATGGAGCTCAGACCGGACCAATCGGTGTCGGTGAAGACGACGCCGGAGCCTCGCGTCGCCCGCGGGTCGCCGACGACGCGCAGGCCGCGCACGGAGCAGT from Chthonomonadales bacterium encodes the following:
- a CDS encoding right-handed parallel beta-helix repeat-containing protein, translated to MPAPALLLAAALLLALCAPARAEERPVHAEVASVVELRAALARLAPSAGGAIHLAPGTYELDSPLEVRGCSLVGLVGAGAGRTTLRRRGDGDAIVFRGACNNCSVRGLRVVGDPRATRGSGVVFTDTDWSGLSSIDSCTIEGFAEYGVSFAGRYAAPESSNTVSNCLLRNNRRAQIGSVANNDFFFVRNHMVVDAPAASAACGIAMARSSAGSVAHNVFRGCWIGVRMAGGCSINRIEDNAFDGCHASAIDSGAETPPGYDLRSVPRARLYEAWEWDNANRFRLNAETLIRGNVIRADGEGFRALDARGTVFCTFHGNTLITPGRVGGVLRAGPSCMGWIVRDNLLRGEAARAWEVPGDPATIASGNATRARGAIAWRPPGYRVSDLARRLARAAGGADGAGGGWFRAVATAADLERAVRDLPAAGGTIYLAAGVYRLGGPLVLRDRRDVTLLGAGQAAVLRGPADSDLLAFRGDSRNCTVANLTLTPEGADPGRPTEGRGSAISFEGTGGGLRVEHCNIDNWPVSCVRVEGSRDRPIRDLRVLDCWIIRGRAAQLDVRGCAGLVVSGNQFGYTFPDKSPVGARFADCVDGLYELNYHWGNLRGIELTEGCRRIQIIDNRSEQSKECGLALGGREGGRPNRAIRVEGNTFHTNSEMDPGLHSNVAARNTSDVLFAANQLFTWWEPRRVRHALELGSGCNGWRVEGNYLRDHMIRAIRAAPGDDSRIRDNLVDSWRNGG